The DNA region GGCGCGTCGCCCAGGTCATAACCGGGGCGGCCGGGCCAATACGATTCCACCGGGTGGGGCATCGTCGCCAACGCATGCACGGCCTTCTCGTCCGGCTCCTCCAAAAAACACACCGCGACCAGCCGCCACGATCTATCACCGTCCAAACCTTCGGCGAGCAGCCACCGCGCGAGCCCGCACGCCAACAATCCCGGTTCCGTGATGTGGTCTGTGCCCGCTGGCGCTTGAGAGCGGTCCAAAATCCGCGTCCCCTCCGCCAAGCGCATCGCAGGGTCGAACTCGCCGAGCCAACCAGTGGTGGTCGCTCTCGCGACCACCGGGCGGCACACGCCTGCTGCCTCGTTCGGCGCAACCCGCATGTCGTGGAACAGGAACCCCAGCGCGCCGAGGGGCACATGCTGGAAGGGCGGCCGCTGCACGCGGCCCCATGTCACACCGTCCGCGAGGAAACCTGCCCGGCCCGCGCCGCGCACCACGCCGCCGCAGGCGATCAACGCGGCGAGTTCGCCCGCCCCCGAAGCAGGATGCGCCTGAGCCAACGAGCCCTCCAAACCGCCGAGCGCAGACAAAAGCGCGGCTGTCTGCCCGTGCGCCGCCTGCAATGCCGTGTGCGAAAGCTCGGTGGCGCGCGCTGTCCCCAACACATCCCCATGCCCTGCAACACGATCCGCCGCCCGTGCGGCCCCAGCCGCTGCGTCACCGGTGCGCAACGCGTCCTTGAGCGCCGCTTGCTGCGCCGACTGCGCCTGCGTCGCTCCATGCGCCGCGCCAACGGAGCCGCCGCCACGGCTCAGCCCAGAGCCGTGCTGCGAACCTGCACCGGAGGACGCGGGCGAAGCGGCAAGTTTCTCTGTCGCGACGGAGCCTTGCGCGGCAGTGCGAGGAGCGTCGCCGCCGCCCGCGCCGCCGACGCTCGCGATCCGACCAGATTGGCCGGGTCCGCCGAGGGGGGCTGCGCCAAGGCCCCCGATCAGGGGCGCAGACGCGCCCCTGGGAGAGCCTGACGGGGGTGGCGCAGAAGCAAGATGTTCGGCCACCGCGGCGCCCGATTGCAGTCCCGTGGACGCGCTGCCAGAAGAAGCCCCCGCGCGGCTGGAGACGGCTGCGGGGCTTTGCCCGCCGCCAACAGATCCTTGCCCTCCCCCAGAAGAGCCATCAGAAGCAGACTGCGCACCAGAGCGCTGATACTCGCCCCCGTGCATGTTCGTATCCCGGCCAGCGTACGCAAAGCCCCCGCCGCCGAAGGAGGAGCGGTTGCTCCCTGATCGCTCAAGATCGCCCCCGCCCATTGCAGGCTGTCGTGCGCCGCCCTGTTGGAAGCCACCGCCGCGCATGGAGGACTGATCGTTGCCGGACCGCTCAAGATCGCCCCCGCCCATGCTCCCGTCGGTCCAACTCGTCGGCTGGCCGTCGAAACCGTATTCGCCGTCAGCCGGAGGCTTGTAGCTGCCCTGAAGCGTTTGGACTCTTCTGTCCTTGTTGTGGGCCATCTCGTCTTCGAGTTGTTTTCTGGCTTGTTCCAGATGCGTCTCCTTACCAGCGCGATGCAGTATCCAGTCTGGCCAGAACTGGGTCTTTTGCATCGTCTCCAACGCCTTGTGCCCCGCGTCCTGATCGCTGGACTTCGAGTTTCGCACCGGCGCTGCCGCAGCTTCCATGAATTGTTGGCCGGCAAGGGCTTTCGCGGCCAACGCCCCGCCTTTGTGACGGAATTCCTGCCGCCGTTCCCGCACTGCGGCATATGCGTCCGACTGCTTGCCGTCCAACTCGAACGCGCCCAACAGCTCCGTGTACGCCTGATCGGCTTCCTCCAAAGCCGACTGCAGATCGGCCAGCCCTCTCTTGTGCGCTTCCGCCGATGTATGGAGCACCGACTCGTCCGCGTCCGAGTAGTACTTGTCAGCGATATCCTTGAACGCGCCTAATTCATCCGGCCAATCCATACCTGACATGGGGAATCCTCATCTATGAACAGCTAATTCGGGCAAACTTTGGTGAAATCATCAACGGCGTGGCCGAAGTCATTCGCCAGGGGATTTATTTCGTCCGCAGTCGAGTGCGCTCCAGCAGCCTCGGAAAATTTATCCGCAGTGTCAGCAAAATTTTTGACGGCCTCCACAACATCCTTCGGCGCTTCGGGACCTGGCAGAGCCCTCAGGAGCGGCAACGCCTTCGCCGCTGCTTCTCTGAATTTGTCCGCGGCTTCGTTGACTTGTGCGTCTCCAAAACCGGATTGCAGCACCAGGTTCCAGTACGTCTGCGACGGGTTGTAAATCTCTCGCGCGCGGCCGCTCGCGCGACTGCAGAGCTTCGCCCGGTCGTTGATCGGGCTGACGCTCGGCGGAGCCGAGGCCGGGGCCGAGCTCGTGCCGCCACCCGCAGGAACGACCGTCTGAACGACCGTGGCCGGGCCGCGGCCCCCTCGCTCGGTGCAGGCCGAAACACCCAAGACGGCCACAGCGGCGAGCATCGCCGACGCGCAACCGCGCCCATGCCGTTGCCCCGTGTTCCACAACCCCTTCGCGTTGCGCGCGCTCGAACGCCCTCTTCTCATTCGAACCTCGCAAGATGGCCGCGCCCCTCGAAACGCACATCGCGCAGCACGGCTGCGTTTGCGCCTTCGGATTCGGCATATTGCCGGGCCGCCGAACGGGCCGATTCTTGGTCCTTTTCCGCGACTTCATTCGTGTCTGCGTACTGCTTGTTTTTATTTTCCTGGTCGGCCTGGGATTGCTGTTGGAGGTTGCCGTTCTTCTCGTTGCTCCCCGCAGCGCCGCAAAAATCTCTCGTCTGCGCGTTGAGCTGATCCACCGCGGCCTTGACCGCCTGGATCGCGGATGCGATTTTGGCTTCTGCCGCATTGATGTGGTCGACGTCGACTTGGGTTCGCGCTGTCACCTCACATTGCCTTTCCGTCTCGAATTTGGATCTGTGGGCCTTCGACCAGTTCGGTGAATTTCGCTCTGGCCTGCGCTGCGCACGACGGGATCACCGTGTCGAGACGAGAGCCGACGCGGGCGAAAACCTGCGGATGCAGCCACAGCGTGAAAGGGCTCGTGTAATCGGCCGCGACCACCACGGAGGGGTCGTGCTCGTCGTCCTTGCCCTCGAATTTCACGCTTGCCGGATCGATCCGGCGCAAGCGCTCCAATGTCCGGGCTGTCCGCTCCTTGGCCTCGACGACCTCGGGGGTGAGCGCCACCCCCGGCTCCGAGCGCAGGACTTTCTTCGGGTCGGACGGCAGGCCTGCGAGAACGCGCGCGAGGCGCTCCCCTGCCGCCCGCTCGTCCGCCTCGCGCTGATGTTCCGCCGTCGGCTTTGGCCGCCGCGCCGCTTTGCGCTGCTGAATGTGTTCGTCCACGGAGTCCGGGCGCATGTCTTCAGGCAGGCTCCAATACTCGTCGTAGTATTGATTTTCTAAATCGGCGCCGCTCGGAGCGGGTCGATGAAAAACGTCGTTCACCGCCACAAGAAGTTTGCGGATCGCGGCCACCACAGTCGACTCGATGGTCCGCGCCAGAAGTTCCGCGCCGACGAGTTCGTTGCGTGGGCCGCGCCGGTGCTCCAATGCCGTCCGGAGGGCTTCCCAGTCCAGCCACAGATCGTCCAAGGAGCACCCCTGTCCGACTGTGGCGCGCACCATGGCGCAGTTCGATTGTTCGGTCACGGTCAGCTTCGGCAACACTTCTTCGAGAAGCCGCAAGCGTTCTTCGTATGGCCGCAGTTCCCGAGGCGGCGGCAAAGCATCACCCGGACTAGCTGCCATTCCCCGTCTTCTTCCGCCTCAAAGACTTCATAAGACCAAGTTTGGAACGGAAAACGAAGGCCGAAAAGCTTCCGAACGACCCGGTGTTCTTATGCGGGCAGAAAATTTCTTATTGTTTCGCGGCAGCGCTCAAACGGGCATTTCTGCGCTCTTCTCTGCGATATCTCGCTCTGTGAATTAAGTCACAATTTTTTCGTCTTGTGCCTGCTGCCGGCTCTCACGAAAAATCGCCGTGCCTGCCCCGGCCTGCGGCGAACTGCGCCGCGCCGAGCACAGCCTCGTCCGCGAGCGAGAACAGCCCATGCCGCCACTCGTTTTTGATCGCCTCGTCAAGGGACAGGTGCTCCTGCTCGTACACCGAGAGCCGGTCGTGCCGCATGCATTGCTGGGGGAAATCCGCGAGCCGCTCCGCGAGCGCGAGCGCTTCGTCCAGCACTGCGCCCGCCGCGCTGACCCGGTTCGCCAGGCCGAAGGCCAACGCCTCCTCCGCGTGGACCGGGCGACCCGTGAGCACCATGTCCAAAGCGCGCGACTGACCGATGAGCCGAGGCAGCCGGATCGTCCCGCCGTCGATGAGCGGCACCCCCCAACGCCGGCAGAACACCCCGAACACCGCGCCGGGGTCCGCGACTCGAAGGTCCGCCCAGAGCGCGAGTTCGAGACCGCCCGCGACGGCGTACCCCTCCACAGCGGCAATCACGGGTTTTGAGAGCAAGAGCCGGGTCGGGCCGATCCCGGCGATCCCCGGCTCGCCAGGCGGGACGATATGGCCGACCCTGCCCTCGGACACCGCCTTGAGGTCGAAACCGGCGCAAAAACTCCCGCCCGCCCCATAAAGGACCGCGACGTTGGCCTCCTCGTCCTCGTCGAAGGCCAGAAACGCGTCGACAAGCGCCCCGGCATGCTCCCCATCGATCGCATTGCGGACCTCAGGACGGTCCAAAATGACGACTGTGACCGCGCCTCGGCGCTCGACACGAACAGGCATGACGCGACTCTACCAGTGCGCAATCACACAATTCCGTACGACGGCTCCGCGCGCTTGACGAACTTGATCGCCTGATACGTGACCGGCATGACGAGAAACTCCACAGACGACTTCCACAAGAAGCCGAACACAGTGTAATTGATGAAATCGCGCCAAGTGGCGATGCCGATCGCGCTCGCGGCAATCGAACAGAAGACGACGGTGTCCACGAACTCCCCCGCCAAAGTCGAACCCGAAAGCCTCAGCCAGAGCCGCCGCTCCCCGGAACGACGCTTGAGCGCGACCAGGACATAGCTGTTGACGAGCTCGCCGCAGACGAACCCAGCGAGCCCCGCCGCCAGCAGCCACGGCGTCGCGCCGAGCACCGAGGCGAACGCCGCCGTCCGGTCGAAGAACGGCGCGGCGGGCAGGCTGATGGCCGCGCGGAAGCACAACGCGGCCAGGACAAGGCCGGCGAATCCCGCCCACACCACGCGGCGAGTGGCTTTGAAGCCGTACACCTCGCTCAACACGTCGCCGATCACATAACTGAGCGGGAACAGCAAGAACGCGCCGTCCGTCACGACCGGGAGGATTTGCACCGGGCCGAGGGCGAGCGAGAACCCTGAGAACAGCTCCACGCTTTTGGTGGCGGTGATGTTCGAGATGATCTCGACCGCCATGAACATTTGGGCGAGGAACACATACGGCGTGCTCGGCGCCGAGGCCCAATGGACCCGTGCGCCGCGTTGCGGCTCGGACATGCCGCCATTGAACCATGAGCGGCAGTGGCGGCACGCCCCGAGAACAAGTACTCTGAGGAAGCCTACTGTCAAGTATCTACAACGAGCGGGAGTTTCGATGAGCCTGGGCGAAGACCAGCCGCATGACGTCGCGGGGTCTGGCGAGGCGACCCTGCCCGCCCCGGAGCGGCCCGACGAACCTCCCCGGCCGAGCGCCCCGCCGACGAGCGAGCGCCGTTCTGTGCAGCTCGCGCAGACCGCCGACCGGTTCTCGTTCCACTCCACGGCGACGACGACTTCCTCCGACGGGATGTCGGTGGTGCAGGTGAACCGCTTCGGCGAAATCCTCGACATCCGCCACCTCGGCCCAGATCCCCGCACCGACTCTTGGGTGCTGCGTTTCGCCGAGATCGGCAAGATCATGGCGCAGGCGAGATGGACCTGGTCCGTCGCGCTCGCCGCGATGGGCGACATGTCGGTGGCCGAGCATTTCGGACTCGAAGGGCTGCCCGAGCCGACCGCCGAAAGTCATCAGCACAAAGCGGTCGCGCCACGGGCGGTCGCGCTCAAGCACGACTTCCCCGGCGGGGTGGAGCTGTCGTTCGGGGCTCCGCGCGCGCCTCGGCCAGCACCGGGCGCCAGCGCGTGGGCCGAAGAGAACGAAGACGGCCAAAAGCCCTTCCCCCCGTTGCTCTTCGACGTCGACTGCCCGGACCCCGGCTACCCTGACCTGCTCGCAAAGGCGCGGTCCTGGTTCTTCAGCGGCTCCCAAGACGAACG from Segniliparus rotundus DSM 44985 includes:
- a CDS encoding queuosine precursor transporter — translated: MSEPQRGARVHWASAPSTPYVFLAQMFMAVEIISNITATKSVELFSGFSLALGPVQILPVVTDGAFLLFPLSYVIGDVLSEVYGFKATRRVVWAGFAGLVLAALCFRAAISLPAAPFFDRTAAFASVLGATPWLLAAGLAGFVCGELVNSYVLVALKRRSGERRLWLRLSGSTLAGEFVDTVVFCSIAASAIGIATWRDFINYTVFGFLWKSSVEFLVMPVTYQAIKFVKRAEPSYGIV
- a CDS encoding crotonase/enoyl-CoA hydratase family protein; protein product: MPVRVERRGAVTVVILDRPEVRNAIDGEHAGALVDAFLAFDEDEEANVAVLYGAGGSFCAGFDLKAVSEGRVGHIVPPGEPGIAGIGPTRLLLSKPVIAAVEGYAVAGGLELALWADLRVADPGAVFGVFCRRWGVPLIDGGTIRLPRLIGQSRALDMVLTGRPVHAEEALAFGLANRVSAAGAVLDEALALAERLADFPQQCMRHDRLSVYEQEHLSLDEAIKNEWRHGLFSLADEAVLGAAQFAAGRGRHGDFS